From one Gemmatimonadota bacterium genomic stretch:
- a CDS encoding aldolase/citrate lyase family protein, which translates to MRALPFACLALTLSLGLPQVATAQQGKRLNPVISLLERGHPVFGLYAPSARPPRGAPADAPTKTPADLARETLGFDRSDFVFDGSMEGGVDRGLPAFTQFAGALMAAGGKAGTHPLIVKMSEIAPDPTGAARDIARQLNSGVSGIMFVTVESADEVRQGLAAMRFESNGGTRPDREVGSAPAYWGMSEAEYRRRADLWPLNPEGELINWTIVESKEGLAHVREIAAVPGIGVLWPGAGTLRRVFTTTDANGQQNFDAEGWENAIQTVLAACKEFDVACGYPANADDIEMRMAQGFRVFVMGWGERGFETVDIGRKAAGR; encoded by the coding sequence ATGCGCGCACTGCCGTTCGCCTGCCTCGCCCTGACCCTCAGCCTCGGCCTGCCCCAGGTGGCGACCGCCCAGCAGGGCAAACGGCTCAATCCCGTGATCTCCCTGCTGGAGCGGGGGCACCCCGTCTTCGGGCTGTACGCGCCCAGCGCACGCCCTCCCCGAGGCGCTCCCGCGGACGCCCCCACGAAGACCCCGGCCGACCTGGCGCGCGAGACGCTCGGATTCGATCGGTCGGACTTCGTCTTCGACGGGAGCATGGAAGGCGGGGTGGACCGCGGGCTGCCGGCCTTCACCCAGTTCGCGGGCGCGCTCATGGCCGCGGGTGGAAAGGCGGGCACCCATCCGCTGATCGTGAAGATGAGCGAGATCGCTCCCGATCCCACCGGAGCGGCCCGCGACATTGCCCGGCAGCTCAACTCCGGCGTGAGCGGGATCATGTTCGTGACCGTCGAGAGCGCCGACGAGGTGCGGCAGGGCCTGGCGGCCATGCGCTTCGAATCCAACGGGGGAACCCGTCCCGACCGCGAAGTGGGCTCCGCCCCGGCCTACTGGGGGATGTCGGAAGCGGAGTATCGGCGGAGGGCGGACCTGTGGCCGCTCAACCCGGAAGGGGAGCTCATCAACTGGACGATCGTGGAGAGCAAGGAGGGTCTCGCGCACGTGCGGGAGATCGCCGCGGTCCCTGGGATCGGCGTGCTGTGGCCAGGCGCGGGAACGCTCCGTCGTGTCTTCACGACCACCGACGCGAATGGGCAGCAGAACTTCGACGCGGAGGGGTGGGAGAACGCCATCCAGACCGTCCTGGCCGCCTGCAAGGAATTCGACGTGGCGTGCGGCTACCCCGCCAACGCCGACGACATCGAGATGCGGATGGCGCAGGGGTTCCGCGTGTTCGTCATGGGGTGGGGCGAGCGCGGCTTCGAGACGGTGGACATCGGACGGAAGGCGGCGGGGCGCTGA
- a CDS encoding metallo-mystery pair system four-Cys motif protein — MSSKCPRTAIRGWRIVMGLGAASLASTACADRGPQPIELSFEATLGDRPIACATRFTGVGTAGTTVEIGDARFYVSNLRLVREDGGEVPVELDQSSPWQVEGTALLDFEDGTGRCSEVGTAETNHSVVGRVPGGRYSGLRFDLGVPDAQNHGDVTLAPAPLNLNALFWNWRAGYIFTKVDLWVPDVVADAVAEDTGMAVRPNVAHLVHIGSTGCASPAMTSPPSEPCTRPNRLPVELADFDLASDVVRLDLAELLARSDVSRSVPRPPGCMSGPDDPDCAPLFASMGLDLATGRCVEGCATQRFARVAEPARLAQR, encoded by the coding sequence ATGTCGAGCAAGTGCCCGCGGACCGCGATCCGTGGGTGGCGTATCGTGATGGGCCTGGGTGCCGCCAGTCTGGCGTCCACTGCGTGCGCCGACCGCGGGCCCCAACCCATCGAGTTGAGCTTCGAGGCGACGCTGGGCGACCGGCCCATCGCCTGTGCAACCCGCTTCACCGGCGTCGGCACCGCCGGGACGACGGTGGAGATCGGCGACGCGCGCTTCTATGTGTCGAACCTACGCCTGGTACGGGAGGATGGTGGGGAGGTACCGGTCGAGCTCGACCAGTCCTCGCCCTGGCAGGTGGAGGGGACGGCCCTTCTCGACTTCGAGGACGGCACGGGGCGTTGCTCGGAGGTCGGAACGGCCGAGACCAACCACTCGGTGGTGGGACGGGTGCCGGGGGGTCGCTACAGCGGCCTGCGGTTCGATCTCGGGGTGCCCGATGCGCAGAACCACGGCGACGTGACCTTGGCGCCCGCGCCGCTCAACCTGAACGCGCTCTTCTGGAACTGGCGGGCCGGCTACATCTTCACGAAGGTCGATCTGTGGGTTCCGGATGTCGTGGCGGACGCGGTCGCCGAGGACACGGGGATGGCCGTCCGCCCCAACGTCGCCCATCTGGTCCATATCGGCAGCACGGGCTGCGCGTCCCCGGCCATGACCAGCCCGCCGAGCGAGCCTTGCACGCGCCCCAATCGACTCCCGGTCGAGCTCGCGGACTTCGATCTCGCCTCCGACGTCGTGCGCCTCGATCTCGCCGAGCTGCTGGCTCGCAGCGACGTGTCACGTTCGGTGCCCCGCCCGCCGGGCTGCATGTCGGGGCCGGACGATCCCGACTGCGCACCGCTCTTCGCGAGCATGGGGTTGGACCTGGCCACCGGCCGGTGCGTGGAAGGCTGCGCTACCCAGCGCTTCGCGCGCGTCGCGGAGCCGGCCCGCCTCGCCCAGCGATGA
- a CDS encoding caspase family protein: MRRVALVIGNNHHEDATLTRLKTPAADASAFAAVLRDPAIGAFDEVRELVDPSESEARSAIHDLFARRHPQDLLLLYFSGHGVKDDRGRLHLALRDTELDRLRATAVPSGYIVEQMDDCRSKRQVLILDCCNSGAFVRGTKGDPTALTADTFAGTGFGRVVLTASDATQYALEGDQVIERAELSLFTHYLLEGLRSGLAAPGQPFVSLDALYDFAYGRVVEHGSGQTPRKWVYSQQGSLALARNPRWSGEAVPFPEAPAAHHAAVAAPSAPAGASVGPLSLPVVQASVGSALRAADAWSGRQTRVVQWTLATTLGFVASGIVLGGMLRLFPTTFTGRLIAGVLEGLLLGTIQAWGLGRLGLDVDRGRWRAWTLGAVVIRWQIPLVGFPAAGLIATTLRGALDGVLVGQAQARAARAAAAPAWLWTAANVVGWTVAYWCFQPVFRALMPSMGAAPALSAIVVGSITGVAVGLSTALVLDALGARPVGADAVTVHPA, encoded by the coding sequence ATGCGACGCGTCGCGCTCGTCATCGGCAACAACCACCACGAAGACGCGACGCTCACGCGCCTGAAGACGCCGGCCGCGGACGCGAGCGCGTTCGCGGCCGTGCTGCGTGATCCCGCGATCGGTGCCTTCGACGAAGTACGCGAGCTGGTCGATCCCAGCGAGTCCGAAGCCCGGAGCGCCATCCACGATCTGTTCGCGCGTCGACATCCGCAGGACCTGCTCCTCCTCTATTTCTCCGGGCACGGCGTCAAGGACGACCGCGGCCGGCTGCACCTGGCCCTGCGCGACACCGAGCTCGACCGCCTGCGCGCGACCGCCGTGCCCTCCGGATACATCGTCGAGCAGATGGACGACTGCCGCTCGAAGCGGCAGGTCCTCATCCTCGACTGCTGCAACAGCGGCGCGTTCGTGCGCGGCACCAAGGGCGACCCCACCGCGCTGACGGCGGACACCTTCGCGGGCACGGGCTTCGGTCGCGTGGTGCTGACGGCGTCGGACGCCACCCAATACGCGCTGGAGGGCGATCAAGTCATCGAGCGTGCGGAGCTGTCGCTGTTCACCCACTACCTGCTGGAAGGCCTGCGTTCCGGGCTGGCGGCACCCGGGCAGCCGTTCGTCTCGCTCGACGCGCTCTACGACTTCGCCTACGGTCGGGTCGTGGAGCACGGGAGCGGCCAGACGCCGCGCAAGTGGGTCTACAGCCAGCAGGGGAGCCTGGCCCTGGCCCGGAACCCGCGCTGGAGTGGGGAGGCGGTGCCGTTCCCGGAGGCCCCGGCCGCCCACCACGCCGCGGTGGCGGCGCCGTCCGCGCCGGCGGGCGCTTCCGTCGGGCCGCTCTCCCTGCCTGTGGTGCAGGCCTCCGTCGGCTCGGCGCTGCGCGCCGCGGACGCGTGGTCCGGCCGTCAGACCCGCGTGGTGCAGTGGACGCTGGCCACCACGCTCGGCTTCGTCGCGTCGGGGATCGTGCTCGGGGGGATGCTGCGCCTGTTTCCCACGACGTTCACCGGGCGGCTGATCGCGGGCGTCCTCGAAGGCCTGCTGCTCGGCACCATCCAGGCGTGGGGCCTCGGGCGCCTCGGCCTCGACGTCGACCGGGGGCGCTGGCGCGCCTGGACGCTGGGCGCTGTCGTGATCCGCTGGCAGATCCCCCTCGTGGGCTTTCCCGCGGCGGGCCTGATCGCCACCACGCTGCGCGGGGCCCTGGATGGCGTGCTGGTGGGGCAGGCCCAGGCCCGGGCGGCGCGCGCAGCCGCCGCACCTGCCTGGCTGTGGACGGCCGCGAACGTGGTGGGATGGACGGTGGCGTACTGGTGCTTCCAGCCGGTGTTCCGGGCGCTCATGCCGTCGATGGGCGCGGCGCCCGCGCTGTCCGCCATCGTGGTGGGATCCATCACGGGGGTCGCGGTGGGGCTGTCCACGGCCCTGGTCCTGGATGCGTTGGGCGCCCGGCCGGTCGGCGCGGATGCTGTGACGGTCCATCCGGCCTGA
- a CDS encoding di-heme enzyme, translated as MKRLLAASLVLAGCGNGSESGETSPGSAAVVAEGVGYAWDLPPGFPVPRVPAENPMSAEKVELGHYLFYDPRLSGNGTQSCASCHAQALAFSDGRRLGVGSTGDVHPRNSMALVNVAYNASYTWGHPDLERLEDQIPLPMFGTLPVEMGIAGHEEEVLARLAADPRYPGLFEAAFPDAADPIQFNHVVRALASFTRTLISGHSAYDRFASQGDTLALSDAAKRGLDHFLSEDFECHHCHSGFNFSVASVHARSAFDERVFHNTGLYDVGGGAYPPGGQGVFETTFDSTDMGRFRPPTLRNVAVTAPYMHDGSIATLEEVLDTYAAGGRLVRSGPWAGDGRANPHKSGLVPGFPMTPQEKADLLEFLHALTDSTFLTDPRFADPFRAAAR; from the coding sequence ATGAAGCGGTTGCTGGCGGCGAGCCTCGTGCTCGCGGGGTGCGGGAACGGATCGGAGTCGGGGGAAACGTCCCCCGGCTCCGCAGCCGTGGTGGCCGAGGGCGTCGGGTATGCTTGGGACCTCCCACCGGGGTTCCCCGTGCCGCGTGTGCCCGCCGAGAACCCAATGAGCGCCGAGAAGGTGGAACTTGGCCACTATCTGTTCTACGATCCGCGCTTGTCAGGCAATGGGACGCAGTCGTGTGCCTCCTGCCACGCGCAAGCGCTCGCGTTCAGTGACGGGCGGCGGCTGGGCGTGGGGTCGACCGGTGACGTGCACCCCCGGAACTCGATGGCGCTGGTCAACGTGGCCTACAACGCCTCGTACACGTGGGGCCATCCCGATCTCGAGCGTCTGGAGGACCAGATCCCGCTCCCCATGTTCGGGACCCTCCCGGTGGAGATGGGGATCGCCGGACACGAAGAGGAGGTGCTGGCGCGTCTGGCGGCCGATCCGCGCTACCCCGGCCTCTTTGAAGCGGCGTTCCCGGACGCGGCGGACCCGATCCAGTTCAACCACGTCGTACGAGCGCTGGCGAGTTTCACGCGGACGCTCATCTCGGGTCACTCGGCGTACGACCGCTTCGCTTCCCAGGGCGACACCCTGGCCTTGTCCGACGCGGCGAAGCGGGGGCTGGACCACTTCCTCTCCGAGGACTTCGAGTGCCATCACTGCCATTCGGGATTCAACTTCAGCGTGGCGAGCGTCCACGCACGTAGCGCCTTCGACGAACGTGTCTTCCACAACACGGGTCTCTACGACGTCGGCGGTGGGGCGTATCCGCCCGGAGGCCAGGGGGTATTCGAGACGACGTTCGACTCGACCGACATGGGCAGATTCCGGCCCCCCACGCTTCGCAATGTCGCCGTCACGGCACCGTACATGCACGACGGTTCGATCGCGACCCTGGAAGAAGTCCTGGACACCTACGCCGCGGGTGGCCGACTGGTGCGCTCGGGTCCGTGGGCGGGCGACGGGCGAGCCAACCCGCACAAGAGCGGGCTGGTGCCCGGCTTCCCGATGACGCCGCAGGAGAAGGCGGATCTGCTCGAGTTCCTGCACGCTTTGACCGACAGCACCTTCCTGACCGATCCGCGGTTCGCCGATCCGTTCCGCGCCGCAGCGCGCTGA
- a CDS encoding DUF305 domain-containing protein, translated as MRRRAALGVGTMLLLGAVSACAGGGGGQPSLSAADARERAARAPRPPVNEADVRFMSGMIHHHAQAVVMARWAPSHGASEALQRFCERIVVAQQDEIQLMSTWLADRGQPVPDTDPAHGMHGMDHSAMMPGMLSAEQLERLDAARGAEFDRLFLTYMIQHHEGAIVMVDELFGSYGGGQDETVFRLASDIYADQTTEIDRMHTMLDAMP; from the coding sequence ATGCGTCGTCGGGCCGCACTGGGTGTGGGGACCATGCTCCTGCTCGGCGCCGTCTCGGCGTGCGCCGGGGGAGGCGGGGGGCAGCCGTCCTTGAGCGCGGCCGATGCCCGGGAGCGCGCGGCCCGCGCGCCGCGCCCTCCGGTCAACGAAGCCGACGTCCGGTTCATGTCCGGGATGATCCATCACCACGCCCAGGCCGTGGTCATGGCCCGCTGGGCTCCGTCCCACGGGGCCAGCGAAGCCCTGCAGCGGTTCTGCGAGCGCATCGTCGTGGCCCAGCAGGACGAGATCCAGTTGATGTCCACGTGGCTCGCCGACCGCGGACAGCCCGTGCCGGACACCGACCCCGCGCACGGAATGCATGGGATGGACCACTCGGCCATGATGCCAGGCATGCTGAGCGCGGAGCAGCTCGAGCGCCTGGATGCCGCGCGCGGAGCCGAGTTCGACCGACTGTTCCTCACGTACATGATCCAGCATCACGAGGGGGCGATCGTGATGGTGGACGAGCTGTTCGGGTCCTACGGCGGCGGTCAGGACGAGACGGTCTTCCGTCTGGCGTCCGACATCTACGCGGACCAGACCACCGAGATCGACCGCATGCATACCATGTTGGACGCCATGCCGTGA